ATGACGTGATTTCGGGTGTGCGGTCGGAATTTACTTATTCAACTCAAAATGAATAGAAATTCGACGCGACCGGCTTCATCCGCTGTTTCAGCGCTTACGCTTGGTCAGCAATTCCGTTGATTCCCTGCTCTTTTCACGCTTCTCGGCGCGACGTTCTTTGATACTCTGCGCGGGTTTTCGAAGAGTTCGTCCCGTTTTCTCAGCCATTGACGCTCCCTTTTCGAAGTGGCAATCACGATCTGACACCGACCATACCCACAAAATAAAATAAAGCCAGTCGCGCGAGTATTTCCGATTGACAAAACCAATTACGGCGCAGGTATTTTCGCCACAGTCAATAATATTGTCGAGGTTTCGATTGCCTCGAGCGCATGACTCGAGTCGGGGACGATGATCAAATCTCCGGTCGATCCTTCCCAGGCGTCCTCGCCTGCGGTGAGGCGGACCCGGCCGTTCAGGACGTGGACCGTCGCCTCTCCTGGATTGTTGTGCTCGGCGAGTGTCTGACCGGCGACGAGCGCGATCACCGTTTGCCGGAGTACGTGCTCGTGGCCCCCGAACACGGTGTGAGCTGCGCGACCACTCGAGGCGCGTTCCGCGCTTGCGACCTGTTCG
This region of Rhodococcus sp. PAMC28707 genomic DNA includes:
- a CDS encoding cupin domain-containing protein, which encodes MKKMSLTALAREQVASAERASSGRAAHTVFGGHEHVLRQTVIALVAGQTLAEHNNPGEATVHVLNGRVRLTAGEDAWEGSTGDLIIVPDSSHALEAIETSTILLTVAKIPAP